The Arachis hypogaea cultivar Tifrunner chromosome 16, arahy.Tifrunner.gnm2.J5K5, whole genome shotgun sequence genome contains a region encoding:
- the LOC112755179 gene encoding GDSL esterase/lipase At5g14450, with the protein MGPLITEFGFVLLLILPWFPSVIAEEPKPASPACDFPAIFNFGDSNSDTGCMSSAFYPAILPYGQTFFHDAAGRASDGRLIIDFIAEKLGFPYLSAYIDSIGTSYRHGANFGAGSSTIRRQNRTYFDGGSPFTLEIQTAQFVQFKARTAKFFNQEKENPYTVNFPRPEEFAKAIYTFDIGQNDIALGMGHQDSQALISDMLENFLKQIKILYEQGARVFWIHNTGPIGCLPLSMPKHNANNNTPVQTFKWSLHFWPRKENTVENQKENDIAVSGSVDENGCVIYANNIAKDFNSKLKDGVLKLRAQYPDASLTYVDMFSAKYELISNSKREGFVDPSEICCGYHEDGYHVNCGNKAMIKGKEIYAGSCKDPSKYISWDGVHYTEAANRWIANRILNGSLSDPPLPITHSCKRTP; encoded by the exons ATGGGCCCTCTAATAACTGAGTTTGGATTTGTTCTGTTACTAATACTCCCGTGGTTTCCTAGTGTAATAGCAGAGGAACCAAAACCCGCAAGCCCAGCTTGTGATTTTCCAGCTATATTCAACTTCGGTGATTCCAATTCAGACACTGGTTGCATGTCGTCTGCATTTTACCCTGCTATTTTGCCATATGGTCAGACTTTCTTCCATGATGCTGCTGGCAGAGCTTCTGATGGACGCCTTATTATAGATTTCATTG CGGAGAAGCTTGGTTTCCCGTACTTGAGTGCATACATAGATTCAATTGGAACAAGCTATAGGCATGGCGCAAACTTTGGTGCAGGATCATCAACCATTAGGCGACAAAACAGGACCTACTTTGATGGCGGTTCTCCTTTCACACTCGAAATCCAAACTGCCCAGTTTGTCCAGTTTAAGGCTCGCACCGCCAAGTTCTTCAACCAAG AGAAGGAAAATCCTTACACGGTTAACTTTCCGAGGCCAGAGGAGTTCGCCAAAGCCATCTACACATTTGATATTGGGCAAAATGATATCGCTCTTGGCATGGGCCACCAAGATTCCCAAGCACTCATCTCTGACatgcttgaaaattttttaaagcaaATTAAG ATATTATATGAACAAGGAGCAAGGGTATTTTGGATACATAACACGGGTCCAATTGGTTGCTTGCCACTGAGCATGCCTAAGCACAATGCAAATAATAATACTCCAGTTCAAACTTTTAAATGGAGTTTACATTTTTGGCCTAGAAAAGAAAATACAGtagaaaaccaaaaagaaaacgACATTGCGGTTTCTGGGTCAGTTGATGAAAACGGGTGTGTCATATATGCAAACAACATAGCCAAAGATTTCAATAGTAAGCTCAAGGATGGAGTCCTCAAATTGAGGGCACAGTATCCAGATGCATCTTTAACATACGTGGACATGTTCTCTGCTAAGTATGAGCTCATCAGCAACTCCAAAAGAGAAG GATTTGTTGATCCTTCAGAAATTTGTTGTGGTTATCATGAGGATGGGTACCATgtaaattgtgggaacaaagcaATGATTAAAGGTAAAGAAATTTATGCTGGTTCTTGTAAAGATCCGTCAAAGTACATTAGCTGGGATGGTGTGCACTACACTGAGGCAGCAAATCGATGGATTGCTAATCGCATATTAAATGGTTCATTGTCAGATCCTCCACTTCCTATAACACACTCTTGTAAAAGGACTCCATAG